In Palaemon carinicauda isolate YSFRI2023 chromosome 18, ASM3689809v2, whole genome shotgun sequence, a genomic segment contains:
- the LOC137657273 gene encoding uncharacterized protein has translation MESDLRQRLNEGCKVLGVVKGVVKDRTLGMNIKRVLHKKVIVPTGMYGSELWGMKVTKTQKLNGLEMKCLGNMAGESRLDRVINKVVRVRTGVRNELAARLCMDVLRWFGDVEIMEKGCLLKKMCSLTGGMKDENVDQRL, from the exons ATGGAATCAGATCTgcgtcagagattgaatgaaggatgtaaagtgttgggagtCGTGAAGGGAGTGGTGAAGGATAGAACTTTAGGGATGAATATAAAAAGAGTTCTacataagaaagtgattgtaccaactgggatgtatggatcagagttgtggggaatgaaagttacaaagacacagaaattgaatgggttAGAGATGAAGTGTCTGGGGAATATGGCTGGTGAATCTCGATTGGATAGAGTTATCAACAAAGTagtaagagtgagaacgggtgtgagaaatgaattagcagctagattgtgtatggatgtgttgaggtggtttggcgatGTAGAAATTATGGAAAAGgggtgtctgctgaagaag ATGTGTTCGTTGACTGgcggaatgaaggatgaaaatgtTGACCAAAGATTATAG
- the LOC137657274 gene encoding uncharacterized protein: MQKEQDHLPFPKIADVTSYFHKAKVFSTLYLLKGYYQVPLNPEDIFKTSITTLFGVYTFNFSALIYKNTSIIYASCSTYCHHFLLAITANLVSLYATLKGKPEDLKWCPRQEVALHNAKNAL, from the exons atgcagaagGAACAGGATCACTTACCCTTCCCAaaaattgccgacgtgacctcctacttccacaaagcgaaggttttctccacactctacctcctaaaggggtattatcaggtgcccctgaacccagaagacatcttcaagacctccatcaccacccTCTTTGGTGTATACACCTTCAATTTCTCTGCTTTGATCTAC aagaacacctccattATATACGCATCCTGCTCAACATATTGTCACCATTTCCTGTTAGCTATCACCGCCAATCTTGTCTCCCTCTACGccaccctcaagggcaagccagaagacctgaagtggtgtccccgTCAAGAAGTGGCCCTCcacaatgcaaagaatgccttatga